In Diaphorobacter ruginosibacter, the genomic stretch CGCCTGCCAGTTGGCTCAAGCCATCGCTGCGCGCCAACGGGCTCGATCCCGACAACATGCCGAGCGCGCCCGATCGCCAGTACGACAGCAATCAGACCGCGGGCCGTAAATGGCTCGACGTGTGGGCTGCAGGCCAGGGGCTGGGGGCGGTGAAGGCGGTGGAGCCGGTTTCGAAGATCGTCGACCAGCTCGCTCTTGAATATGGCGCGGCGATGCAGCGCATCCGTGGATTGAACTATGGCGTCTGACGCCATTCTTTCGAGGACAGGAACATGACCCAGGCATACATCATCGACGCTGTGCGCAGCCCGCGCGGACGTGGCAGCGACAAAGGCGCGCTCAAGAGCCTCAAGCCGGTGGACTTGCTGGCCCAGCAGCTGAAGGCACTGCAGGAGCGCACCGGTATCGACACCTCCGAAGTCTGCGACGGGCTGTTTGGCTGCGTGACGCAGACCGCCGATCAGGGATCGAACATCGGCAAGATGGCTCTGGTGCGCGCGGGTTGGAGCGATGCGGTGTCGGGTCTTACGCTCAACAGGTATTGTGCATCCGGTCTTACCGCCGTGCAGTTTGCGGCGGCGCAGGCCATGGCCAACGACGGTGTGGCCGTGGCCGGTGGCATCGAGATGATGTCCCGCGTTCCCATGGCCAGCGACAAAGGACCGCTCACGCACGACCTGGAGTTCCAGCGCCAGACCATGCTGGTGCCGATCGGCATAGCGGCGGACGCCATCGCCACCATGGAGGGTTTCACGCGCGAGCAGTGCGATGCCTATGCGCTGATCTCACAGCAACGCGCCATCGCGGCGCGGGATGCCGGCCACTTTCGCTCGGTTGTTCCGGCCAGAGGGGAAGGCGGGACGGTGTTGCTGGCGCAGGATGAGACCCCACGTGCGGGTACGACGCTGGAGTCCCTGTCGGCGCTTGCAGCGGCATTTGCCGAAATGGGCCAGAAGTATGGAGTGGATGCGCTGCTGTGCAAGCAGTATGGCCTTGCTGCCGTGAATCATGTGCAGCATGCCGGTAACTCACCCGCCATGGCCGACGGCGCGGCCGCCGTGCTGGTGGCCAGCAAGGCCAGCGTGGAGCGCCTTGCGCTCAGGCCGCGCGCGCGCATCCTGGCCACGGCAGACGCATCCATCGACCATGTCCTGGCCCTGACCGGCGCGGCTGACGCCACCCGCAAGGCGCTCAGCCGGGCCGGCCTGACCGTGGACGACATCGATCTCTTCGAGGTGAACGAATCATTCGCCGCGCTCATGCTGCACTACATGAAGCACCTGAATGTGCCGCATGAGAAGCTGAATGTGAATGGAGGCGCCATCGCGCTCGGTCATGCCATGGGTTCCACCGGCAGTTCGCTCGTCGGCATGGCGCTGGATGAACTCGAGCGCAGGGGCGCTAAGCGTGCCGTGGTGGCGATCTGCGGCGCAGCAGGCGTGGCGGTGGCGATGGTTATCGAGCGTGTCACAGCGGACACTGTATGAGCCAGCAGCCCGAAGACATCGATCTCACGCTCGTGCGTGAAGCGCTGGATACCAGCACGCTCAGCCACGGCTTGAAGATCATCGGTGACCACCGAACGGCGCAGGTCGTGCTGGGCGCCTTCGTGGGCAAACGCCGTTTCGATGACTGGCTTGCCAGCGCGAACATTCCGCGCCACACGCTCGCGGAGCGCCTGAAGTCGTTGGTGCAGATGGATGTGCTGCGCCCGCGGCTGTACCAGGAACGTCCCGAGCGCTACGCTTACCATCTCACAACCAAGGGCATGGCGCTGTACGACTCGGTGCTGATGATCTGGGACTGGGAGCAGAAATACGGCGAGCGGAATCAAGCGCTGCCACCGCGTCTCACGCACAAGAGCTGCGGCCATGTGTTCCATCCCGATCTGGCCTGCAGCGCCTGCAATGAGCGCGTGACCATGCAGGATCTTTCGTATGAGCTGATGCCCAACGCCAAGCTGCCTTACGACAGCGGAGAGTCCATCCGCACGCCGCGCCTGCGCGTCGACACCGATGCCGGCTTCGAGCTCGGGCTGCGCGTGGATCGCTGGAGTTTGCTGATCATCGCGGCTGTCACGCTGGGTTGCCACTACTTCGACCAGCTGAGCTATGTGCTGCGTATCGGTCCGGGCGTGTTGAGCAAGCGGCTGGCGAGCATGGCGGAATCCAATCTGCTGGTCTCCGAGGCGGATCACGCTGATGCGCGCAGGAAGCGCTACAGGTTGACGCCGGCAAGCCGTGGCCTGTTCGGCTACATCGTCTGCCTGTCCACCTGGGCCGGAACGCACCATTTCCGCGAGCCCAGTTCCATCCGGCCCACGCACAAGGATTGCGGTCAACCGTTCATAGCCCAGGTGACCTGCAGCCACTGTCATCAGGTGCTCAAGCCCTGGGACGTGACATTCGATATACCGCAAGGATCCACAACATGAGCGAGGGGATGCAAGTATTCGCGCAGCTCACGGTCAATGGCATTGCCGTGGGTGCCATCTACGCGTTGGTGGCGCTGGGCGTGGTGTTGATCTACAAGGCCACCGAAGTGCTGAACTTCGCTCATGGGGATCTTCTGGTCATTGCGGCGTTCTCGGCATGGGGCTTCATCACCGTGATGGGCCTACCGTTCTGGCTGGCCGTTCTGCTCACCGTTGCGATGACGGGGGGCATTGCCTATGCGCTCGATGCCTGGGTGATCCGCCGCATCGCAGGCCAGCCCCAGTTTGCAGGCGTGATGCTCACCATTGCGCTGGCGTTCATGATCCGTGGGCTCGTCAGCATGCTGTTCGGCCCAGAGTCGCGCAACTATGCAACCCCCTGGACCAACTCGACCACGCGTGTTGCGGGGCTGCAGATTGCCGACCTGCAACTGGTGATCCTGGGGGCGGCGCTGATCGTCACCATGGTGCTGTATTTCTTCTTTCGCCATACGCGCCTCGGCGTTGCCATGCAGGCTGCATCGCAGAACCAGTTGGCCGCGTATCTCAACGGCATACGCGTCAAGCGAGTGAATTCTCTGGTGTGGGCACTTGCCGGCGGCATAGCAGCGATTGCAGGCGTGCTGCTTGCACCCATCACGCTGGTGGACACCACTCTCTGGCTGGTCACGCTCAAGGCCTTGGCGGCGTTGGTGCTCGGGGGCTTCGGAAGCATTCCGGGCGCGATTGTCGGGGGGCTACTCATTGGGCTGGTGGAGCAATACGCGGGTGTGTACATGCCCCAGGGCTCCAAGGACATCGTCGCCTATCTGGTCCTGATCGTGGTGCTGATTTTTCGTCCTCATGGACTGCTGGGTGAGGCGCACGGGCGCCGCGTCTGAGCACAGGTCACAAAGGAAACTCCATGAGATTCGATTACAACACCCGATACCGCGACAGTTTCAAGCTGCTTGCGCACCCCGCCGACAAGCTTGCCTATGGCGCGCTCATTGCCGTGCTGCTGATATTGCCAACGGTGGCGAGTTCGTTCGTTCTTGGTGAGCTGGCGTATGTGTTCATCCTGTGCATTGCCAGCCTTGGGCTGATGCTGCTTACGGGTTATACGGGGCAGGTCTCGCTCGGGCATGCTGCGTTTGTCGCCATTGGTGCCTATGCCCATGCGTGGCTGATGTCCAAGGGCATGCCGCTGCTTCTGTCCGTGCCGCTGGCGGGGCTGATCGCCGGCTTTGCGGGGCTGCTACTCGGCATCCCGGCCATTCGTGTGTCGGGGCTGTACCTGGCAATGGTCACCATGGCCTTCGCCATCATCGTCGAGCAGTTGATCGGCCATTGGGAGTCCGTTACTGGCGGCTTCACCGGAATGGCTGTGGCGGAGGCACGCATCGGAGGCTGGTCGCTCGGCAATGCCACGGCGTTCTACTACCTGTGCCTGGCCGTGCTGTGCGCCGTATTCCTCGGGTTGCTCAACCTGCTTCGCTCGGCGAGCGGCCGCTCGTTCATGGGCGTGCGCGATTCGGAAGCCGCCGCATATTCGCTCGGCATCCACGTGCGCGCCGTGAAAGTGGCTGCGTTTGCCATTTCCGCGGGCATCACGGGTATTGCCGGAGCGCTGATTGCGCATCACCTGCAATACCTCACACCCGATGGATTCACGCTGCTGCTTTCCCTGGAGCTTGTGCTGATGGTGGTGATCGGCGGGGTGGGGAGCCTGCGCGGTGCGATTCTGGGTGCCGTGCTCATCAGCATGTTGCCGACGGCAATCTCGCGCATCAAGCCGCTGCTGCCCGAGAAGATGTCCACGCAGTTCGGGTTGGAAATCTTTGTCTTCGGTCTGATCCTTGCGCTCTTCGTGCTGTTCGAGCCCGGCGGCATGAACGGGCGCTGGCTGAAGCTGCGCGCATTCCTGCAATCGTTCCCCCTGTATCGGCGCGATACCTTCAAGCGCCAGAAGCGCTACATGAAGTCGGAGCGTTATCGATGAGTTCCATGCTTGCTTCCAACCCCTTGCTCAAGGTGCGCGATCTGACGCTCACCTTCGGTGGCGTGCGTGCCATTTCCGGGCTCAACCTCGATGTACACGCGGGAGAAGTGCTTGCCATCATCGGCCCCAATGGGGCCGGCAAGACATCGATGCTGAATGCGATCACGCGGGTGTTCGACGCGTCCGGCGGCCAGATCCTGTTGAAGGAGCAGGACCTGGCCAGCGTGCCAAGGCATCGCATCGCACAGTACGGCATTGCGCGCACATTCCAGAACATCGAGCTTTTCGATGCCGCCACCGTGATGGACAACCTGCTGCTCGGCCGCCATCGCTTCAGGCATGGCCGGTGGTGGCAGCAGGTCCTGCGCACACCTTCGGTCACGCGCCATGAGGAAGTGGCACGTGCCCAGGTTGAATCGGTGATCGAGTTCCTGGAGCTCTCCGCGTGGCGCAACTCCCCGGTCGCCAGCTTGCCGTACGGCGTGCGCAAGATCGTCGAGCTGGGCCGTGCGCTGTGCACTCAGCCGGAGTTGCTGTTCCTGGATGAACCTGCCTCCGGCCTCAATCCGGAAGAGACGCGCGAACTCGCATTCTGGATTGATGACATCCGTACGGACCTGGGCATCACCGTGGTGATGGTCGAACACGACATGTCGCTCGTGAGCGCCGTGGCCGACCGGGTGATCTGCATGGCCCAGGGCGCCGTGCTGTCGCAGGGAACCCCCGAGCAGGTGCAGCGCGATCCTGCCGTTATTTCCGCCTACCTTGGCACTTGAGCCGGGAGACTTCAATTGAGTGCATTGCTGGAAGTAAAGAATCTGGAAACCTGGTACGGGCCGATCGTTGCCATCCAGGGCGTGAACGTTCAGGTTCAGCCCGGACGCATGGTGGCCGTGCTGGGAGCGAATGGTGCGGGCAAGACGACATTGCTCAACACCGTCGCCGGTGTCATCGACCCGTTCAAGGGCGAGGTGCAGTTCGCCGGCCGGACTGTGAGTCGCCTGGATGCGGACGAGGTTTGCCGCCTCGGGCTGGTGCTGGTGCCCGAGGGGCGGCAGGTATTTCCGTTTCTCTCGGTGCAGGACAACCTCGCCATGGGGGCCTATACACGCCGCGATACCGATGGCGTGCAGCGTGATCTGGAGCGGGTGTACGCATGGTTTCCCCGCTTGAAGGAGCGCCTGCTGCAGCACGCCGGGCTGCTTTCGGGCGGCGAGCAGCAGATGGTTGCAATCGGCCGTGCATTCATGGCACGCCCGCAGCTGTTGATGCTGGATGAGCCATCGCTCGGGCTGTCGCCATTGCTGACCAAGGAGATCTTTTCGATCATCTGCCGTATCCGCGATGAGACGGGAACGGCCATCCTCGTGGTGGAGCAGAACGCGGCGATCGCGCTAGCGCACGCCGACGATGGCTACATCATGGAACTGGGGCGTGTGGTGGCTGCCGACACCTGCGCGGCACTGTCGAAGAAGGCCGACGTGCAGAACTCCTATCTCGGTGGGGGAGCGCACACCGGAGTGACGGGCACAGCGCAGCGCTGGAAGCGGAGAAAGACATGGCGATGATGAATGAAGCGATCCGCTATCTGGAGCAGGATACGCCTGCCAAGCTGTTCCGCCTGCGCAGCCTGCAATGGGCGGATCAACCCGCATTGCGCCGCAAGCGCCTGGGCCTGTGGGAGAGCGTGACCTGGTCGGGCTACTACGCCAATGCGCGCGCGGTCGGGCTGCAACTGCATGCATCGGGGCTTGAGCGTGGCGCAGTGGTCTGCGTGCTGGCCGAGAACCGTCCGGAATGGCTGTATGTGGACATGGGGGCGCAGTGCATGGGGCTGGTGAGCAACGGCATCTACCCCACGTCATCGGCGGACCAGGTGCTCTACATCCTGCAGAACTGCAGCGCAGAGGTCGTCTTCGTCGAGAACCAGGAGCAGCTCGAGAAGGTGCTTGCCGTGCGCGGGCAATGCCCCGCGCTTCGCACCATCGTGGTCATGGAGCGCGACGGACTGCGGGATTTCTCCGATCCGCAAGTCAGCTTCTTCGATGATTTCGTGCTGGAGGGCCAACGACGCGCAGCCACCGAAACGGCTGTGTTCGAGGCCGCGATCGACAGCGGGCGCTCGGAGGATGTGGCGTTTCTCGTCTATACGTCGGGAACGACAGGGGCGCCGAAGGGCGCGATGATCCTGTGCAGCAATGTGGTGTTTCAGCTCACGCAGGTGCAGGAGTACCTGGACGTCCAGCCGGGCAACAAGTCACTGTCGTTCCTGCCGCTGTGTCATATCGCTGAGCGCATGTCCACCGTCTTCAATCCGCTCGCGGTAGGACTGATTGTGCATTTTCCCGAGAATGCCGGCACGGTCACCAACGATCTGCGCGAAGTGGCTCCGCACGTACTGTTTGCGCCGCCACGCTTCTGGGAGAAGATGTACTCGCAGGTCGATCTGTTCATGCGCGATGCCGTGCCGCTTGCACGATGGGCCTACGCCAGGGCGCGGGAGAGCGGTGCGCAGGCGGTGGATGCGAGGCTGAGTCGTCAACCCGTCCCGCGACAGGGCTGGTTCACGCGGTTGGTGCGCTGGGCGACGCTTCGCAACGTCAAGGTGTTCCTGGGCCTGCAGAACGTGCGCAGTGCGCTCACGGGAGCAGCTCCGGTGCCCGCGGAACTCATACGCTGGTTCCTGACCTGCGGCATCGAATTGCGCGAAGCCTACGGTATGACCGAAACGGCAGGCTTCTGTGCATCCACACCCAAGGGGGGCATCAAGCTGGGGTGGGCGGGCATGCGGTCGCCGGGAACGCAAATGCGCATCGGCGCGGAAGGCGAGATCCAGGTACGCGGCCCCAACGTGTTCGGAGGGTATCTTCATCTGCCCGAGCAGACCCGCGAGGCGATCGATGCCGAAGGCTGGCTGCGCACCGGCGATTGCGGTGAGATCGACGAGGCTGGCTACGTGGCAATCCGAGACCGGATCAAGGACATTCTGATCACCTCGGGCGGCAAGAACATCACGCCCAGCCATATCGAGAGCCTGCTCAAGTTCAGCCCATACATCACGGATGCCGTGGTGATCGGCGATGGTCGCAACTTCCTGACCTGCCTCGTCATGCTCGATCAGGAGCACGTGGCACGGTATGCGCAGGAGCAGCAGATCCCCTACACCGACTACACCAGCCTGGCACATGCGCCGGAGATCGCCGCGCTGATCCGCAGCGAGGTCGAGCGCATCAACCCGCAACTCGCGCGCGTGGAGCAGATCAAGGACTTCAGGATCATCGACACGCTGCTGAGCGCAGAGGACGAAGAGCTCACGCCCACGATGAAGCTCAAGCGCAAGGTGGTCGCACGCAAGTACGCACCGCTGATCGATGGCATGTATGCGAGCCCTGCCAAACCGCTGCCCGTTGCCGCGTGAAACACCACAACCAAGGAGACAAGAAATGACCGAAACGACTGCACGCACCCTGCCGATCCATCGCCGGCGCCTGCTGGCCTTTGCATCTGCGCTGACCCTGGGCATGGCCCATGCGGCTGGCGTGAGCGACAAGGAAATCCTGCTGGGCACCCACCTTGATCTCTCGGGGCCGACCGCAACAGGCTCCGCCATGCTGCGCAACGCCATGCAGATGCGCATCGACGAGGCCAATGCGAACGGCATCCACGGCCGCAAGATCAAGCTGGTGACCGAGGACAACGGCAGCCAGCCGCAGATGGCCGTGCGCGCCGTGCAGAAGATGATCCGCAGTGACCAGGTGTTTGCCATCGTCAACTCGTTCGGCTCGGGAACCAACGCCGCCACGGTAAAGATGGCCACCGATGCGGGTGTCATCGTGTTCGGTCCCTGGGCCGCATCGGCGGTGATCCAGAAAGTGGCCGGAAACAGTCCATTGCTGTTCACCACTGTGCAGAACTACGATTCCACCACTGCGACCGGCCTGGGTTGGGCCATCAAGAATTGGGGTGTGTCGCGCATCGGGGTGATCTACCAGGAAGGCCCCTTGGGTGATCTGATGCGCACGGGCGTCGGCATGGCCATGAAACAGGCCAATCTGAATATTGCCGCCGAAGCCGCATACAAGGTGGGCGATATCGACTTCTCTTCCCAGGTCGCCAAGATGAAGGCGGCCAACGTGGACTTGATTTTCTCGGGCACGGTGATCCGGGAAACCGTGGGCGTGATGTCCGAGGTGAAGAAGCTCAACTGGACGGGCGTGAAGGTCCTCACGGGCATCCCAGGCCGCAGCAGCGTTGTCACGGCACTGGGCAAGGACACGGTGGAAGGCCTCTACGGCATTGGTGGCTGGAAGCTGCATGACCCCGCCACGACGAGCGACCCCTCGGCCAAGAAATTCTTCACCGATTACAAGGCCCGCTTCGGCCAGGACGCCGACGAGAACGCAGCCAATGCCTACTCGTCGATGGGGTGGTTCATCGACGGCCTGCAGGCCGCGGGCCGCGACCTGAGTGCAGAAAAATTCGCCAAAGCCATGCAGGGCGTGACGCACGAGGACTTCACGACCTATACGCGTCTTGGCTGGAAAAACAACCATGCCATGCCTGAACTGGTTTCGATTGATCAGGCAAAGGGTGGCAAGTGGGTGCAGATCGCCCCGCCTACTGATGGGAAATGACGAGTCATGCGTGCATTGCAGGCAAGGACCGACCATCTGATTCGACGCCTGGAAAGCATGCGCATCGATCCCAAAGAGTGAATTGAGTCTGTTGATTTTTCAGTCCTGCCCGCCGGGCAGGCGGGGAAGTGCTGTCCTGAAATATGCAGTGAGCGCGCTGCAGGCAGGCCATAGCGAAGGAGTACGTCGTGGAAATAATTGAAGATCGCCAACCCTATCTCATTGAGAATCCGAATCTGCAAGGGGGTTGGGAGCCTGTTCATAGAGAGCTGGTCGATGACCAGTTGAAGGTGATCGGCAAGGTGCCGGAGGATCTGAATGGGCTGTATGTGCGCAATGGTCCGTCGCCGCAGTTTCAACCTCAAGGGAAGTACCACTGGTTTGATGGCGATGGCATGTTGCATGCGGTCCGCTTCGAACGCGGTCGCGTTGAATTCCGCAATCGCTGGGTGCTCACCGAAGGCTTGCTGGCCGATCGCGCGGCGGGACGCGCGCGGCTTCCCGGACTGAAGGGGCGCATGCCGACAGGCACGCTCCCGGATGATGCGCTGAAAAACACGTCGAATACAGACGTGAAATTCCACAACGGAAAGCTGTTGTCCATGTGGTATCGCGGCGGCTCCGTGTACCAGGTCGATCCGCAGACATTGGAGACCCTCGGCAAGCTCGAGCCCGATCCTCGGCTGATCGGTTTGCAGATCTCTGCGCACTCTCGCGTGGACGAGCGCACCGGCGAATTCATGTTCTTTGCATATGGCAACAAAGCGCCATACATGCACTACGGAGTAGTAGGTGCCGATGGTGCGCTCAAGACACTCATACCCGTGCAATTGCCTGGGCCGCGCCTTCCGCACGACATGGCGATTACCAAGAACTTCAGCATCCTGCATGACTTCCCGCTGGTCAACAGCCCTGATGCCCTGGCTGCGGGACGTTACAGCCTGGACTTCCATGAGCATCTGCCTTCGCGCTTTGCAGTGATTCCTCGCCACGGTGCGGTGGAGGACATCCGGTGGTTCGAAGCCGATCCGCGCTACATGCTCCATGTGTTGAACGCGTGGGAGGAGGTCAACGCACGTGGTGAAACTGAGATCGTGATGCTTGGCACGCCATACAGCATGCCGAAGCA encodes the following:
- a CDS encoding ABC transporter substrate-binding protein, whose product is MTETTARTLPIHRRRLLAFASALTLGMAHAAGVSDKEILLGTHLDLSGPTATGSAMLRNAMQMRIDEANANGIHGRKIKLVTEDNGSQPQMAVRAVQKMIRSDQVFAIVNSFGSGTNAATVKMATDAGVIVFGPWAASAVIQKVAGNSPLLFTTVQNYDSTTATGLGWAIKNWGVSRIGVIYQEGPLGDLMRTGVGMAMKQANLNIAAEAAYKVGDIDFSSQVAKMKAANVDLIFSGTVIRETVGVMSEVKKLNWTGVKVLTGIPGRSSVVTALGKDTVEGLYGIGGWKLHDPATTSDPSAKKFFTDYKARFGQDADENAANAYSSMGWFIDGLQAAGRDLSAEKFAKAMQGVTHEDFTTYTRLGWKNNHAMPELVSIDQAKGGKWVQIAPPTDGK
- a CDS encoding AMP-dependent synthetase/ligase; amino-acid sequence: MAMMNEAIRYLEQDTPAKLFRLRSLQWADQPALRRKRLGLWESVTWSGYYANARAVGLQLHASGLERGAVVCVLAENRPEWLYVDMGAQCMGLVSNGIYPTSSADQVLYILQNCSAEVVFVENQEQLEKVLAVRGQCPALRTIVVMERDGLRDFSDPQVSFFDDFVLEGQRRAATETAVFEAAIDSGRSEDVAFLVYTSGTTGAPKGAMILCSNVVFQLTQVQEYLDVQPGNKSLSFLPLCHIAERMSTVFNPLAVGLIVHFPENAGTVTNDLREVAPHVLFAPPRFWEKMYSQVDLFMRDAVPLARWAYARARESGAQAVDARLSRQPVPRQGWFTRLVRWATLRNVKVFLGLQNVRSALTGAAPVPAELIRWFLTCGIELREAYGMTETAGFCASTPKGGIKLGWAGMRSPGTQMRIGAEGEIQVRGPNVFGGYLHLPEQTREAIDAEGWLRTGDCGEIDEAGYVAIRDRIKDILITSGGKNITPSHIESLLKFSPYITDAVVIGDGRNFLTCLVMLDQEHVARYAQEQQIPYTDYTSLAHAPEIAALIRSEVERINPQLARVEQIKDFRIIDTLLSAEDEELTPTMKLKRKVVARKYAPLIDGMYASPAKPLPVAA
- a CDS encoding acetyl-CoA C-acyltransferase, producing the protein MTQAYIIDAVRSPRGRGSDKGALKSLKPVDLLAQQLKALQERTGIDTSEVCDGLFGCVTQTADQGSNIGKMALVRAGWSDAVSGLTLNRYCASGLTAVQFAAAQAMANDGVAVAGGIEMMSRVPMASDKGPLTHDLEFQRQTMLVPIGIAADAIATMEGFTREQCDAYALISQQRAIAARDAGHFRSVVPARGEGGTVLLAQDETPRAGTTLESLSALAAAFAEMGQKYGVDALLCKQYGLAAVNHVQHAGNSPAMADGAAAVLVASKASVERLALRPRARILATADASIDHVLALTGAADATRKALSRAGLTVDDIDLFEVNESFAALMLHYMKHLNVPHEKLNVNGGAIALGHAMGSTGSSLVGMALDELERRGAKRAVVAICGAAGVAVAMVIERVTADTV
- a CDS encoding winged helix-turn-helix transcriptional regulator — translated: MSQQPEDIDLTLVREALDTSTLSHGLKIIGDHRTAQVVLGAFVGKRRFDDWLASANIPRHTLAERLKSLVQMDVLRPRLYQERPERYAYHLTTKGMALYDSVLMIWDWEQKYGERNQALPPRLTHKSCGHVFHPDLACSACNERVTMQDLSYELMPNAKLPYDSGESIRTPRLRVDTDAGFELGLRVDRWSLLIIAAVTLGCHYFDQLSYVLRIGPGVLSKRLASMAESNLLVSEADHADARRKRYRLTPASRGLFGYIVCLSTWAGTHHFREPSSIRPTHKDCGQPFIAQVTCSHCHQVLKPWDVTFDIPQGSTT
- a CDS encoding carotenoid oxygenase family protein, producing MEIIEDRQPYLIENPNLQGGWEPVHRELVDDQLKVIGKVPEDLNGLYVRNGPSPQFQPQGKYHWFDGDGMLHAVRFERGRVEFRNRWVLTEGLLADRAAGRARLPGLKGRMPTGTLPDDALKNTSNTDVKFHNGKLLSMWYRGGSVYQVDPQTLETLGKLEPDPRLIGLQISAHSRVDERTGEFMFFAYGNKAPYMHYGVVGADGALKTLIPVQLPGPRLPHDMAITKNFSILHDFPLVNSPDALAAGRYSLDFHEHLPSRFAVIPRHGAVEDIRWFEADPRYMLHVLNAWEEVNARGETEIVMLGTPYSMPKQFDGSLDKQRLLFTIGTQGTDYELYQWRFNLATGKTREGVVDDILNTEFPTINGWYQGHRNRYSYNVLMGRMRTLEQPQFAGIAKYDLLLGSATAYHPGLGYWFSEAPFARKDNAVDEDDGYVVGFVFNTHESRSEVWVFDAKLIADGPVAKVILPQRVPNGFHATWVGADSFAA
- a CDS encoding branched-chain amino acid ABC transporter permease; protein product: MSEGMQVFAQLTVNGIAVGAIYALVALGVVLIYKATEVLNFAHGDLLVIAAFSAWGFITVMGLPFWLAVLLTVAMTGGIAYALDAWVIRRIAGQPQFAGVMLTIALAFMIRGLVSMLFGPESRNYATPWTNSTTRVAGLQIADLQLVILGAALIVTMVLYFFFRHTRLGVAMQAASQNQLAAYLNGIRVKRVNSLVWALAGGIAAIAGVLLAPITLVDTTLWLVTLKALAALVLGGFGSIPGAIVGGLLIGLVEQYAGVYMPQGSKDIVAYLVLIVVLIFRPHGLLGEAHGRRV
- a CDS encoding ABC transporter ATP-binding protein, with product MSSMLASNPLLKVRDLTLTFGGVRAISGLNLDVHAGEVLAIIGPNGAGKTSMLNAITRVFDASGGQILLKEQDLASVPRHRIAQYGIARTFQNIELFDAATVMDNLLLGRHRFRHGRWWQQVLRTPSVTRHEEVARAQVESVIEFLELSAWRNSPVASLPYGVRKIVELGRALCTQPELLFLDEPASGLNPEETRELAFWIDDIRTDLGITVVMVEHDMSLVSAVADRVICMAQGAVLSQGTPEQVQRDPAVISAYLGT
- a CDS encoding ABC transporter ATP-binding protein produces the protein MSALLEVKNLETWYGPIVAIQGVNVQVQPGRMVAVLGANGAGKTTLLNTVAGVIDPFKGEVQFAGRTVSRLDADEVCRLGLVLVPEGRQVFPFLSVQDNLAMGAYTRRDTDGVQRDLERVYAWFPRLKERLLQHAGLLSGGEQQMVAIGRAFMARPQLLMLDEPSLGLSPLLTKEIFSIICRIRDETGTAILVVEQNAAIALAHADDGYIMELGRVVAADTCAALSKKADVQNSYLGGGAHTGVTGTAQRWKRRKTWR
- a CDS encoding branched-chain amino acid ABC transporter permease, producing the protein MRFDYNTRYRDSFKLLAHPADKLAYGALIAVLLILPTVASSFVLGELAYVFILCIASLGLMLLTGYTGQVSLGHAAFVAIGAYAHAWLMSKGMPLLLSVPLAGLIAGFAGLLLGIPAIRVSGLYLAMVTMAFAIIVEQLIGHWESVTGGFTGMAVAEARIGGWSLGNATAFYYLCLAVLCAVFLGLLNLLRSASGRSFMGVRDSEAAAYSLGIHVRAVKVAAFAISAGITGIAGALIAHHLQYLTPDGFTLLLSLELVLMVVIGGVGSLRGAILGAVLISMLPTAISRIKPLLPEKMSTQFGLEIFVFGLILALFVLFEPGGMNGRWLKLRAFLQSFPLYRRDTFKRQKRYMKSERYR